Below is a window of Pseudomonas sp. B21-040 DNA.
TCGCTGAGTGCTAAGCGACCTTCGGCAAACCAGCGTACTGCCAACGGGTAGATCAGGTGTTCCTGAACGTGGACTCGCTGCGCCAGGCTTTGCGGCGAATCGTGCAACTCTACCGGTATTACTGCCTGTACGACCAGTGGTCCGCCATCGAGTTCCTCGGTGACGAAGTGCACGGAGCAGCCGTGCTCGGTATCGCCGGCCTCCAGCGCGCGCTGATGAGTGTGTAACCCTTTGTATTTGGGCAGCAGCGACGGGTGGATATTCAACAGGCGACCCGCATAGTGGCGCACGAAGTCAGCGCTGAGAATGCGCATGAAACCGGCCAGTACCACGAGTTTGGGATTGAAGGCGTCAATCAGCTCGATCAGCGCGGCATCGAAGGCCTCGCGGCCTTCGAAAGCCTTGTGATCCAGGGCGCGGGTGTCGATACCCGCGTCCTTGGCGCGCTGCAGGCCATAGGCATCGGCGCGGTTGGAAATCACCGCAGCAATGCGGACCGGGCTGTCGCCGGTCCGCGTGCTGTCGATCAAGGCCTGCAAGTTACTGCCGGTGCCGGAGAGCAGCACCACGACATCACAGGTCTTTGACATCAGTGAGCCTTGAGGTTCTTCAGTTCAACCTGGGCCGCGCCTTCGGCAGCGGTGGCGATCTGACCGATGACCCAAGGCTGCTCGCCGGCTTCACGCAAAACGTTCAGCGCGGTTTCAACGTGCTCTTGAGCGACGCAGATGACCATGCCCACGCCGCAGTTCAGCACGCGGTGCATTTCGTTTTCGTCGACGTTGCCTTTCTCTTGCAGCCAGTCGAACACGGCTGGGCGGTTCCAGCTCGCCACGTCAACCACGGCTTGTGCGCCTTTTGGCAGAACGCGCGGGATGTTGTCCAGCAGGCCGCCACCGGTGATGTGGGCCATGGCTTTGACAGCACCGGTTTCCTTGATCAGCTTGAGCAGCGGCTTCACGTAGATACGGGTCGGGGCCATCAGCAGGTCGGTCAGCGGTTTGCCGTCGAGCTGGATGTTTTCGATGTCGGCACCCGACACTTCGATGATCTTGCGGATCAGCGAGTAGCCGTTGGAGTGCGGGCCGGAAGACGGCAGGGCGAGCAGGGCGTCGCCGGCTGCGACTTTGGAACCGTCGATGATCTCGGATTTTTCCACGACGCCGACGCAGAAACCGGCCAGGTCGTAGTCTTCGCCTTCGTACATGCCCGGCATTTCAGCGGTTTCGCCGCCAACCAGGGAGCAACCGGACAGTTCGCAGCCAGCACCGATGCCGGTGACGACCTGGGTCGCGGTTTCGACGTTGAGTTTGCCGGTAGCGTAGTAGTCGAGGAAGAACAGTGGCTCGGCGCCGCAGACCACCAGGTCGTTCACGCACATGGCCACCAGGTCGATGCCGATGCTGTCGTGCTTGTTCAGGTTCAGGGCCAGGCGCAGCTTGGTGCCCACGCCGTCGGTGCCGGAAACCAGCACAGGCTGCTTGTAGCCAGCCGGGATTTCGCAGAGGGCGCCGAAACCGCCCAGGCCGCCCATGACTTCCGGGCGCGCAGTGCGCTTGGCGACGCTCTTGATGCGTTCGACCAATGCTTCACCGGCGTCGATGTCTACACCGGCGTCCTTGTAGCTCAGGGAGGGTTGCTTGCTCATGATCCAGGCCTTTAGGGGGGATTCAGGGGTAACGACCGAGTCCAGCGGGGGACGCCGAAATCGACGGGGGCGATTGCCTCACGCGAAATTCGATGTGCCCGGCTGTTGCCGGTCTGCGAAGGCGCGCGATTTTATCAGGCTTGAGGGGCAGCGGCCATCCTCACGCCGACGGCAGGGGCATATCCTATTAAAAAAATTGATATTGAGCGTGTTAGTGGGCTGTATAAGGTAACGCGATTAACCGTCTATCGTTATGACAGTGCGAAAACTTATCGCGGCCGTGTGAATGTTTTGCACAGGGAAGTGGTCACAGCCCTGTTCGATCGTCTTCATGCGGTCTGTTCCAGCCGCTCTTGTCGTCAGGAATCTTCCATGCGTTTTTTTTCTAAATTGTTGTGTTTGAGCTGTTTTTCCCTGATCAGCCTCACGAGTCATGCCGAAAACGTGAAAGGCCTTTATCAGGTGCGCGAGCCTGTCACCAGTCAGGCGCCCGCGGAGCGTGATCAAGCGATCCAGCGGGCGCTGGACACGCTGGTGTTGCGTCTGACCGGCGATCCCAAGGCGGTGCAGAGTCCGGGGTTGGCAGCCCTGCGCAAAGATCCGCAGCAAATCATCAGCCAATTTGGTTTTGACGCGGGCCCTCCAGAAGTACTGAAGGTCGATTTTGATCCGAACACTACCGAGCAAGCATTGCGTCGTGCCGGGTTGTCGTTGTGGGGTGCCAATCGACCGTCGATCCTCGGTTGGTGGTTGAACGATGCCACCGAGGGTTCAAGTTTGGTGGGCGATGGCCAGGCCGCCGCTACACCGTTGCGTCGAGCGGCGCAGCACCGTGGTTTGCCGCTGCGTTTGCCGCTGGCGGACCTGAGTGAGCAACTGGTCGCTACGGCGCCCAACCTGGAAGGCACCGACGCAACGCCACTGCGCGGGGTCTCGGAACGTTACAACGCTGACGCCTTGCTCGCCGTGCATGCCCGCGAAGAGGGCGGCCAGTGGCAGGCCAAATGGAATTTGTGGATGGGCGACAAGAAGGAAGCGGGCAACGTACAGGGCGCGGATCAGGCCGCTGTGGCTGACGCTGTGATGCTGGCGGTCAGCGAGCGACTGGCGCCACGGTTTGTTGTCAAGCCGGGCGCTTCTGGCGAGCAATTGCTGGAAGTGCAGGGCATGAACCTGGAGCGCTATGCGGCGCTGGGGCGATTGCTCGACCCTTTTGGCGCGCGTCTGCAAAGTGTTGACGGTGATCGCATTCTTTATCGGGTTAACGGCAGCGCCGAGCAATTGCGCTCGCAGTTGTCGCTGGCGAAGTTGCAGGAAATGCCCGCCGGTGAAGTGCCCGCGCCCGTTGCGCCGGTTCAGCCCGTGGCGCAGGGTGCGACGCCTGCCGTGGCCCCAGCGCCGGCACCGGTGCCGCAATTGCGCTTCCGTTGGTAAGGTTTTCTTTCTTTATATAGATGCATATGGAGTGGTACATGGCCGATACGCGGCGTTGGTTCTGGTTGGGTGGAGTGGTTCTGCTCTGCGCGTTTATCTGGCTGTTGCATCCGATCCTGACACCTTTCCTGGTGGCGTTGCTGCTGGCCTATCTGTTCGATCCGCTGGTGGATCGGCTGGAGAAAGCCGGACTTTCAAGGACGTGGGGCGTGGTGGCGGTGTTCGCACTGTTCACCCTGATTTTCACCACGCTGCTGCTGGTGTTGGTGCCGCTGCTGGCCAGGCAGTTGTTTCGTTTGTATGAGCTGGCGCCGCAAATGCTCGACTGGCTGCAGCACACCGCATTGCCGTGGGCGCAGTCGAAGTTCGGGTTGTCGGAGGGGTTCTGGAAATTCGACAAGCTCAAGGCCGCGATCAGTGAACACATGGGGCAGACCAGCGATATTGTCGGTGTGGTGTTGAGCCAGGCCACAGCGTCCGGTCTTGCATTGATTGGCTGGTTGGCCAATCTGGTGTTGATCCCGGTGGTAAGTTTTTACCTGCTGCGGGACTGGGACCTGATGATGGCAAAAATCCGCAGCCTGCTGCCGCGCGATCGTGAAGAGCGCGTCGTCGAGCTCGCCGGTGAATGTCACGAAGTGCTCGGTGCGTTCGTGCGTGGGCAATTGCTGGTGATGGTGGCTTTGGGCGTGATCTACGCGTCGGGCCTGATGCTGGTGGGGCTGGAGTTGGGGCTGCTGATCGGCCTGATTGCCGGTCTGGCCGCGATCGTGCCGTACATGGGGTTTGTCATCGGGATTGGCGCGGCGTTGATTGCCGGTCTGTTTCAGTTCGGCGGCGAACTGTATCCCATGCTGGGGATCGTCGCGGTGTTTATGGTCGGGCAGGCGCTGGAGGGTATGGTGCTGACGCCATTGCTGGTTGGCGACCGGATTGGCCTGCATCCGGTGGCGGTGATCTTCGCGATTCTGGCAGGGGGAGAATTGTTCGGTTTTACCGGCGTGTTGCTGGCACTGCCGGTGGCGGCGGTGATCATGGTGCTGGTGCGCCATGTACAAGATTTGTATAGGGATTCAGATATGTACGGTGGTGTCGACAAACCTTGATTGCAACGGTTGTCGACGGTTCACAGAGGTCGGCCTGTTTTCGTGCCAGGTCGGCCTGCATCCCGGGTGTGCCAGAGGCCGGTGCTGTCAAAGAAACTGTCATAAAACCGGTGCGTCAACGCAAACCTTTGATTTTGCTTGTGGTCTGTCGCATTGTGCGACCAGCGTCACGGGTATAAACTTCGCAAACTTTACACAGAGGCCACTAACGGTTCCTTTGGAACTGTTCAGTCAGCATGAAACCGATTCAGCTGCCCCTAGGTGTGCGTCTGCGTGATGACGCTACCTTTATCAATTACTACCCTGGCGCCAATGCCGCAGCACTCGGCTATGTCGAGCGGCTATGCGAAGCCGACGCCGGCTGGACCGAAAGCCTGATTTATCTCTGGGGCAAGGACGGGGTAGGGCGTACGCATTTGTTGCAGGCGGCCTGCCTGCGCTTCGAGCAGTTGGGGGAGCCGGCGGTGTACCTGCCGTTGGCCGAGCTGCTGGATCGTGGCATCTCGATTCTCGATAACCTCGAACAATACGAACTGGTCTGCCTGGATGATTTGCAGGCGGTTGCCGGCCGGGCGGATTGGGAAGAGGCGCTGTTCCATCTGTTCAATCGGTTGCGTGACAGTGGTCGGCGCTTGCTGATCGCCGCGTCGACATCCCCGCGTGAACTGCCGGTGAAGCTGGCAGACTTGAAGTCCCGCTTGACCCTGGCGCTGATCTTTCAGATGCGTCCACTCTCCGACGAAGACAAATTGCGCGCCTTGCAATTGCGTGCGTCGCGTCGCGGCCTACACCTGACCGATGAAGTCGGCCATTTTATTTTGACTCGCGGTACTCGCAGCATGAGTGCGCTTTTCGAGCTGCTTGAACGTCTCGATCAGGCCTCTCTTCAAGCTCAGCGCAAGCTGACAATCCCCTTCCTGAAGGAAACGCTGGGCTGGTAAAACCAAAGCCTGGCAGGGGTTTCGGCATATTTCAGGCGCCAGGAAATCCGCTTTCCTACAGAGCTGCAGGCTGCGCAAGCGTTTAAAATGGGCTTAAGCGCTTAGATGTTAACGAGAAACCGATAAGTCACATAAAGTTCGATTGAATTTGCAAATGAGGATGATAGCGGGCATAGTCTCGACTTCTTTACAACTATCAGCCACGGTCGTGCCCATGCTAAAGCGCTTCGCACCCCTCGTGCCTCTCGCACTCGTCACCCTGTTGTTCGGTTGCGCTGCTCACTCTCCAGTGTCCCAGCAAGAGCAACAACAGCAGGCTAAAAATTCAGTTACCGCACAATCTTCTTCCGTTCTTTTCCAGGAAGAACTGGCCACCGATAAAGAACTGGCCGACTTTGCCGACGGCAAGGCCTACCAGCTACCGGTTCTGGCCGACAGCATTCTTGAGCGTGGCATGTCCCTGATCGGTACCCGTTACCGTTTCGGCGGCACTTCTGAAGCCGGTTTTGATTGCAGCGGCTTCATCGGTTACCTGTTCCGTGAGGAAGCGGGCATGAACCTGCCTCGTTCTACTCGCGAAATGATCAACGTGGACGCTCCTCTGGTGGCTCGCAGCGCGCTGAAGCCAGGCGATCTGCTGTTCTTCGCGACCAATGGTCGTCGTGGTCGCGTCAGTCACGCCGGGATCTACCTGGGTGACAACCAGTTCATCCACTCCAGCAGCCGCAAAAGCGGTGGCGTCCGGGTCGACAGCCTGGGTGACAGCTACTGGAGCAAGACCTTTATCGAAGCCAAGCGCGCCCTCGCGATGGCACCGACAGTGGTCACCGCTCGCAAGTAAACGTACAAGTTGTAAGGCGAAGTTAAAGTCTTACTTGAAGTTTGCTGCGTAGGCGCTAGAATTCTGATCTTAATGATGGCAAACCGCCTGCGTCACGCGCAGGCGGTTTTCTTTTCTGCACTCCCAGCAGGAAAAAGCCGCAGCCAGATCAGGATGCTCTGCTTATGACGATGTCGGCCCGCCTTGCACTCATGTTCTTCGCAGCGCTGCTCAGCGCCTGCGCCAGCCGCACACCGCCTCCTGCGCCGGTGAATCGCGCGCCGATCGTCTTTGGTTCCTCCCAGGCATCTTCCCCTGAAGCAGAAGAGGTGCTCTTTCGCGCGTTGGGCCTGGTGGGCACGCCTTACCGTTGGGGCGGCAATACGCCGGACTCCGGTTTTGATTGCAGTGGGTTAATCGGCTTTGTCTATCGTGATGCCGCCGGCATTTCCCTGCCGCGTACCACGCACGAGATGATCAGCATGCAAGCCGCCAATGTGGGCAAGGAAGGTCTGCAAACCGGTGATCTCATCTTCTTCGCTACCAATGGCGGTTCTCAGGTGAGCCATGCCGGGATTTACGTGGGCGAGGGCCGCTTCGTTCATGCACCCGCCACGGGCGGCACGGTGAAGCTCGACAGCTTGTCCAAAGCCTATTGGCAACGGGCTTACCTGAGCGCCAAGCGCGTTCTGCAACCCGAGCACTTGGCGCGCAATCCCTAGTCACGCTGCTGCCCCGTGTAGGAGTGAGCCTGCTCGCGATAGCGTTGGGTCAGTCAATATCGATGTGACTGTCCCAACGCTATCGCGAGCAGGCTCACTCCTACAGGGGGTTGGGGGGCGGTTACTTAGCGGCTGACACGCGCCACACCTTGTTCCCGACATCATCCGCCACCAGCAAGCCACCCTGCTGGTCGATCACGACGCCTACCGGCCGACCCATGGCCTCTTCGTCTTTATTGAGAAAATCGGTCAGTACATCGACCGGTTTCCCGGTCGGTTTGCCGCCTGCGAATGGCACGAAGATCACTTTGTAGCCGCTGTGCGGTTTGCGGTTCCACGAGCCGTGCTGGCCGATAAAGGCGCCTTCCTTGAATTGCGCGGGCAGGCTGGTGCCTTCGGCGAACGTCAACCCCAGCGATGCCGTGTGCGGACCCACTGCGTAGTCCGGCGCAATGGCCTTGGCCACCAGGTCCGGGTTTTGTGGCTCGACACGAATGTCGACATGTTGACCGTAGTCGCTGAACGGCCAGCCGTAGAACCCGCCATCCTTGACCGAGGTGATGTAGTCCGGCACCAGGTCGCTGCCGATTTCGTCCCGCTCATTGACCGCCGTCCACAGTGCGCCACTGCGGGGCTCCCAGGCCAACCCGTTTGGATTGCGAATGCCTGAAGCGAATATCCGGTGGTTGCCGGTGGCGCGGTCCACTTCCCAGATCGCTGCGCGACCTTCCTCTTGATCCAGGCCGTTTTCACCGACGTTGCTGTTGGAGCCCACCGTGACGTACAGCTTGCGGCCGTCCTTGCTGGCGATGACGTTTTTGGTCCAGTGATGATTCAGAGTGCCTCCCGGCAGATCGACCACCTTGGTCGGCGGTGACTTGATCGCGGTATCACCGTTTTTATAGTGAAAGCGCAGCAAACGGTCGGTGTCGGCCACGTACAGGTCATTGCCGACCAGCGTCATGCCGAAGGGCGAATTGAGGTTTTCCAGGAACACCGTGCGGGTTTCGGCGACGCCGTCGTGGTCCTTGTCACGCAGCAGGGTGATGCGGTTCGGGCTCGGTACTTTGGCGCCGGCACGGCCCATGGCTTTGCCCATGACCCAGCCACGAATGCCTTTGCCGTCATCGGGTTTGGGTGGCGCGCTGGTTTCGGCTACCAGCACGTCGCCGTTGGGTAGCACGTAGAGCCAGCGCGGGTGATCGAGGCCTTCGGCGAAGGCGGCCACTTGAGTGCCGGCAGCGGCAGTAGGTTTCGCGCCCTTCGGCCAGCCGATCGCCGGGGCGATATTCACCGTCGGGATCAGGGTTTTGTTGGGTTCAGGCAGCTTGGGTGACGGGCCGGTGCCGTCGGAGACTTGCAGTATGGAGGTCTCACCACAGGCGGCAAGCCCTCCGGCGAGCACTATGACGATAGCGAGCGGGGACTTGCGCATGCTGGTCTTCCCTATGATTGCTCTGACTTAATCATAGAGAAGCTTCAGCGTGCGATGGTTCCGTCGATTAGCCGCGGGCTTCCTTGAACAACACGGCAACGCCTGGGTGATAGTTGCCGGCTTCGTTGCGCAACTTGCGATAGGCGTAGGGGAAATACCAGGCGACGGCACAGCAGTGTTCTTTTTGCAGATCGTCGACCATGTCCTGAAGTTCTTCAGGGGTGGCGCTTTGCTGGGCTTTTTGCGGGGCAACGAACAGGCAACCAAGTTTCAGGTCGCTGGCGTAGCTGATTCGTTTGGCATCGCTGGTGATGTCCTGCAGTGCCTGCGTCAGGTTCAGGCTGTTGACCTTGGGCCAGCGTTGAGTGGCCTGAAGGTAGGCGCGCTCTTCGGCGGTTGCGATAAACAGATCGGCGCGGGCGTTGCGCTCGCCTTCTTCGTTCTGTTTGCGCGTCGACGTGTTTGGCAGCGTGACCATTTCCGCCATCCAGGCTGCTGCGGAGAGCAGGCCGAGGTTGGCTTTTTCATCGTGCCAATAAGGCGAGTCGTTATCACCGCGCACCGTGTTGTAGCGGTCGATACAGTCAAACCAGCGCTCCAGCACCGGCCGCAGGAATTCCAGCTTCGGATTGCTGATGATCATGCCTTGCATGTTGCTCACCCTTGTAATTGTGTTGTTGGGTTTTGTGGCGCTTTGATATCACTGCTGACAGTGTGGTGCAAGATTGGCGTCAGTAAATTGATCGGCGGCAGTATATCGCTCGCCGCAGCTTTGTCTTCATTTGACGCTCCACCCCCAACCCTCTAACCTTCGCGGCTTGTTTCAGGTGCTCTGTGGCAGTGGCCGACAGAGTGAAACAGGGAAGCCGGTGAGTGACTATCGTAAAACGACGAAACGTCACGATCCCGGCGCTGCCCCCGCAACGGTAAATGAGTGAAAACTGCGCCTTGAGCCACTGTGTCTATTGTCGACATGGGAAGGCGCGCAGTCCGGCATCACGCCGCTCATGAGCCCGGAGACCGGCCTGATTCATCCAGCGGCATCACGGTGGGCGATGCCAGGCTTCTTGCCGTCTATTCTTGTGCCCGCCCGCCGTTATCCAGCCTCAACGGAGAGCTCCCCCATGACCGATACCCCTGATCGTGACGAACGCCATTTGGCGCGCATGCAGCGAAAAAAAGCCGTGATCGACGAACGCATTGCCAATTCTCCCAACGAGTGCGGTTTGTTGCTGGTGCTGACCGGCAATGGCAAAGGCAAGAGCAGTTCGGCATTCGGCATGCTTGCCCGGTCCATGGGGCACGGCATGCAGTGCGGCGTGGTGCAATTCATCAAGGGGCGCAACAGCACCGGCGAGGAGCTGTTCTTCCGACGCTTCCCGGAGCAAGTGCGTTTCCATGTCATGGGCGAAGGCTTTACCTGGGAAACCCAGGACCGCCAGCGTGACATTGCCGCCGCCGAAGCTGCCTGGGCGGTGTCCCGCGAATTGCTCAGCGATCCGTCCATTGGTCTGGTGGTGCTGGATGAGCTGAACATCGCGCTCAAGCACGGTTATCTCGATCTCGATCAAGTGCTCAGCGACTTGCAGGCCCGTCCTCCGATGCAACACGTGGTGGTCACCGGTCGCGGTGCCAAGCCGGAAATGATCGAACTGGCCGACACCGTCACCGAAATGGGTGTGATCAAGCACGCGTTCCAGGCCGGGATCAAAGCGCAAAAAGGCGTCGAGCTGTGAATCAGCCACGTTGTTGCCCGGCGGTACTGATTGCCGCCCCGGCTTCCGGTCAGGGCAAGACCACCGTCACTGCCGCGCTGGCCCGTTTGCATCGCAATCAGGGGCGCAAGGTGCGTGTGTTCAAATGCGGTCCGGACTTTCTTGACCCGATGATCCTCGAGCGCGCCAGCGGTGCGCCGGTGTATCAATTGGACATGTGGATGGTCGGCGAGCAGGAAAGTCGGCGACTGCTGTGGGAAGCCGCTGCTGAAGCCGACTTGATCCTGATCGAAGGTGTCATGGGGCTGTTCGACGGCACGCCGTCCAGCGCCGACCTGGCGCGGCACTTCGGAGTGCCGGTGCTCGCGGTGATCGACGGCACTGCCATGGCGCAGACCTTCGGTGCACTGGCGTTAGGGCTGGCGCGCTATCAAGCGGATTTGCCGTTTGCCGGTGTATTGGCCAACCGCGTGGGCACGCTGCGCCATGCGCAATTGCTTGAAGGCAGCCTGACCGAAGGCTTGCGTTGGTACGGTGCGTTGTCGCGGGAAACCGGGATCGAGTTGCCGAGCCGTCATCTGGGGCTGGTGCAGGCCAGCGAGTTGAATGATTTGGACTTGCGTCTCGACGCGGCAGCCGATGCGCTGGCCAGCAGCTGTGAAGTGGCATTGCCGCCGGCGGTAGAGTTTGCCGCCCCGGATGTGATTGTTGCCGAGCCGTTGCTCGCGGGCGTGCGCATTGCGGTAGCCCGTGACGAAGCGTTCGCCTTCACTTACGGCGCGAGCCTGGATTTGCTGCGAGTCATGGGCGCCGAGCTGTCGTTCTTCTCGCCGATCCGCGACCGCCAATTACCGGACGCCGACAGCCTCTACCTGCCGGGCGGTTATCCCGAATTGCATCATGTCGCACTGTCACAGAACACCCCGATGCTCAACGCAATCCGTGCGCACCATGCGGCCGGTAAACCGTTGTTGGCCGAGTGCGGCGGCATGCTGTACTTGCTCGACTCGTTGACCGATGTCGAGGGCACTCGTGCAGAGCTGGTCGGTTTGTTGAAAGGGGACGCGGTGATGCAAAAGCGTCTGGCCGCGTTGGCTTTGCAAGCGGTCGAGCTGCCGGAAGGTTCGCTGCGCGGCCACACGTATCACCACTCCCTGACCAGCACCGAGCTTGACCCTATCGCGCGCGGCCTCAGTCCGAACGGCGGTCGCGGCGCCGAGGCGGTTTATCGTGAGGGGCGGATGACCGCGTCGTACGTGCACTTCTATTTTCCATCCAATCCATCGGCCATTGCCGCGCTGTTTGCGCCGGACCTTGAGGCCGACTTGCTCGCGAAGCGGCCATGAGCGACAACGCTTTTTCAGATGCCGAACGCGCAGCGGTCTATCGCGCCATCGGCGAACGCCGCGACATGCGTCACTTCAGTGGCGGCACGGTCGAGCCCGAGCTGCTGCGACGCCTGCTCGAAGCGGCGCATCAGGCCCCTAGTGTCGGCCTGATGCAGCCCTGGCGTTTCATCCGCATCAGCGACCGAGACGTGCGCGACAAGATCCAGTTGCTGGTGGAAGAAGAGCGCGTGCGCACCGCCGAAGCCCTCGGCGAGCGCACCGACGAATTCATGAAGCTCAAGGTCGAAGGCATCAATGACTGTGCCGAAGTGCTGGTCGCCGCGCTGATGGACGATCGCGAGCGCCACATCTTCGGGCGTCGCACCTTGCCGGAAATGGACATGGCCTCGCTGTCCTGCGCCATCCAGAACTTATGGCTGGCTTCGCGCGCGGAAGGTCTGGGCATGGGCTGGGTGTCGCTGTTCGAGCCGCAAGCGCTGGCGGACCTGCTGGGTCTGCCGGCCGGGGCCAAGCCGCTGGCGGTTCTTTGTCTGGGGCCGGTCAAGGAATTCTATCCGGCGCCGATGCTGGTACTCGAAGGTTGGGCGCAAGCGCGTCCGCTGAGTGAGTTGCTGTATGAAAATTATTGGGGAGTGAGTCAATGAGTGTGGCGTTATTGAGTGTCGCCGCGGTTGCGCTGGACGCGCTGCTGGGTGAACCCAAACGCTGGCATCCGCTGGTGGCGTTCGGTCGTTTTGCCGATCGCATCGAGCAACGTTTCAATTCCGCCGGGCGCGGCTGGCGCAGTCATGGCGTCACGGCGTGGGTGATGGCTGTGTTGCCGCTGACCTTGCTGGCGACGGCATTGTCCTGGGCGCCTTATATTGGCTGGGTCGTCGAGATTCTTGCGTTGTATTGTGCCCTTGGTCTGCGCAGCCTCGGTGAACACGTCGAGCCGGTGGCCAAAGCGCTGCGCAGTGATGATCTGGAAGAGGCGCGCAAGCGTGTCGGGTATCTGGTCAGCCGCCAGACCAGTGAACTGGATAAGACTGAAGTCGCCCGCGCGGCCACCGAATCGGTGCTGGAGAACGGCAGCGATGCGGTGTTCGCCGCGTTGTTCTGGTTTGCCGTGGCCGGCGCACCGGGCGTGGTGCTCTACCGTTTGAGCAATACGCTGGACGCGATGTGGGGTTATCGCAATGAACGCTTTGAACGATTCGGCTGGGCGGCGGCGAAGATCGACGACATCCTCAACTACATTCCGGCACGTCTGGTGGCGTTGACCTACGCGCTGCTGGGTAAAACCCGTCTGGCGTTGAAATGCTGGCGCACGCAAGGCCCTACCTGGGACAGCCCGAATGCCGGCCCGGTCATGGCGGCGGGTGCTGGTGCATTGGGTGTCGAGTTGGGCGGAGCGGCGATTTATCACGGTGAACTGCATCAGCGTCCGCAACTGGGCGAAGGTGTGCCGGCGGATGCCGACTCCATTGACCGTGGCTGGCAATTGGTCCAGCGCGGGGTATGGTTGTGGTTACTGATTCTCTGCGTGGGGGCTGAATTCTATGCTTGAGCACGGCGGCCGGTTGCGCAAGGCGGCGCTCGAATACGGCATCGCGGAAACCGATTGGCTCGACCTGTCCACCGGTCTGGCGCCGTGGCCTTTTCCGATCCCGGATATCGAGCCGCGCGCCTGGGCCCGTTTACCGGAAAACGATGACGGCCTGGAGCAGGCGGCCTGCGACTATTACAGTGCAGCGCACGCGCTGCCGGTGGCTGGTTCGCAAATGGCTATCCAACTGCTGCCGCGTTTGCGCCGTGCCGGTAAGGTCGGGGTGCTGTCGCCGTGTTACGCCGAGCACGCCGAAGCCTGGCGGCGCTGCGGCTATATCGTGCGCGAAGTGCTGGAGCAGGAAGTCGACTTCTTTCTCGACAGCCTTGACGTGCTGGTAGTGGTCAACCCCAACAACCCGACTGGCCTGAGCCTGACGCCAGGCCGTCTGCTCGACTGGCACACTCGACTGGCGTCGCGCGGTGGTTGGCTGGTGGTGGACGAAGCGTTCATGGACAACACGCCGCAGCTGAGCCTGGCACCGTTTACTCATCAGGTTGGCTTGATCGTGTTGCGTTCATTCGGCAAGTTTTTTGGTCTGGCCGGTGTGCGGCTGGGGTTTGTGCTGGCAGAACGCAAGTTGCTCAAATTGCTCGCCGAGCAAGTCGGGCCCTGGGCCGTCAGTGGACCAACCCGGGTGATTGGCCGAGCGTGTTTGCTGGACACCGAAGGGCACGCCCGCCAGCGCCATCGCAGCGAGGAGGCCAGCGAGCGTCTGGCGCGGCTGCTTGAACAGCAGGGCTTTAAATCTCAGGGGGGATGCGCTTTGTTTCAGTGGTTGATCACCGAACAGGCTGAGCAACTGCATGAGTTCATGGCGCGGCAGGGCATTTTGCTGCGGTTGTTTGCTCACAACAGCAGCCTGCGTTTTGGCTTGCCCGCCGACGAAGCGGACTGGGCGCGCCTCAAGCAAGCCTTCGAAGCCTACGCCAAGGAAACAAAATGACGACGTTGATGGTGCAGGGCACCACGTCCGACGCCGGTAAAAGCACGCTGGTGACGGCGCTGTGTCGCTGGGTGACCCGCCACGGCGTGCGCGTCGTGCCGTTCAAGCCGCAGAACATGGCGCTCAATAGCGCGGTGACCGCTGACGGTGGCGAAATCGGTCGCGCGCAAGCCGTGCAAGCCCAGGCCGCCAACCTCGAACCCC
It encodes the following:
- the cobD gene encoding threonine-phosphate decarboxylase CobD; protein product: MLEHGGRLRKAALEYGIAETDWLDLSTGLAPWPFPIPDIEPRAWARLPENDDGLEQAACDYYSAAHALPVAGSQMAIQLLPRLRRAGKVGVLSPCYAEHAEAWRRCGYIVREVLEQEVDFFLDSLDVLVVVNPNNPTGLSLTPGRLLDWHTRLASRGGWLVVDEAFMDNTPQLSLAPFTHQVGLIVLRSFGKFFGLAGVRLGFVLAERKLLKLLAEQVGPWAVSGPTRVIGRACLLDTEGHARQRHRSEEASERLARLLEQQGFKSQGGCALFQWLITEQAEQLHEFMARQGILLRLFAHNSSLRFGLPADEADWARLKQAFEAYAKETK